A window from Pseudomonas sp. Tri1 encodes these proteins:
- the narL gene encoding two-component system response regulator NarL → MNAPLRHTLLLVDDHPMMRRGIRQMLELEDDLQIVGEANHGEEALTLIEPLKPDLVLLDNNMPQMNGIETLRRLRAMHYTGKVLLFTVSDAEDDIRDALRLDANGYLLKDMEPELLIQYIRDALNGALVISPGLTRVMAQALRSPPRQTEVELTERERQVLKTIAGGYSNKVIGHKLGITEGTVKVHVKNLLHKLGLRSRVEAAVWAMEHLRGAG, encoded by the coding sequence ATGAACGCCCCTCTGCGTCACACCCTGCTATTGGTCGACGATCACCCGATGATGCGTCGCGGGATCCGCCAGATGCTCGAGCTCGAAGACGATTTGCAGATCGTCGGCGAAGCCAACCACGGCGAAGAAGCCCTGACGCTGATCGAACCGCTCAAGCCCGACCTGGTGCTGCTGGACAACAACATGCCGCAGATGAACGGCATCGAAACCCTGCGTCGGCTGCGCGCCATGCACTACACCGGCAAGGTGCTGCTGTTCACCGTGTCCGACGCCGAAGACGACATTCGCGATGCGCTGCGCCTGGATGCCAACGGCTACCTGCTCAAGGACATGGAACCTGAACTGCTGATCCAGTACATCCGCGATGCCCTCAACGGCGCGCTGGTGATCAGCCCCGGCCTGACCCGCGTCATGGCCCAGGCCCTGCGCTCCCCGCCCCGGCAGACCGAAGTGGAACTGACCGAGCGCGAACGCCAGGTCCTCAAGACCATCGCCGGCGGCTACAGCAACAAAGTCATCGGACACAAACTGGGCATCACCGAAGGCACGGTCAAGGTCCATGTGAAAAACCTGCTGCACAAGCTCGGCCTGCGTTCACGGGTCGAAGCGGCCGTATGGGCCATGGAGCATCTGCGCGGAGCGGGCTAG
- a CDS encoding NarK family nitrate/nitrite MFS transporter, giving the protein MSVLQTPEKGPVIHDWRPEDPAFWGKSGKQTARRNLWISIPALLLAFAVWMVWSTVIVRLNAIGFSFTTDQLFWLAALPGLSGATLRIFYSFMVPIFGGRRWTALSTASLLVPALWMGFAVQNPATPYSVFVLIALLCGFGGGNFASSMSNISFFYPKSQQGTALGLNAGLGNLGVSVMQFSVPLVISFGVFGFMGGQPQVLADGSSLWLQNAGFIWVPFILAVTLIAWFGMNDLSSARASFSEQAVIFKRKHNWLMCWLYLATFGSFIGFSAAFPLLIKTSFPEVIALKFAFLGPLVGALVRPLGGWLADKLGGAKVTLWNFVLMIAMVFGVLHFLPQGGQGGNFYGFLGMFMLLFITTGVGNGSTFRMIPVIFRTLHEKAALGKKPELREQAIKNAGKESAAVLGFSSAMGAFGAFFIPKSFGTSMALTGGPEMAFYMFVGFYLSCIVVTWWWYARKGAATPC; this is encoded by the coding sequence ATGTCCGTTCTGCAAACGCCTGAAAAGGGCCCGGTCATTCATGACTGGCGCCCGGAAGACCCCGCGTTCTGGGGCAAAAGTGGCAAACAGACCGCCCGGCGCAACCTGTGGATTTCGATTCCGGCGCTGCTGTTGGCCTTCGCCGTATGGATGGTCTGGAGCACGGTGATCGTGCGCCTGAATGCCATCGGCTTCAGCTTCACCACCGACCAGTTGTTCTGGCTGGCGGCGTTGCCGGGCCTGTCCGGCGCGACCTTGCGCATCTTCTATTCGTTCATGGTGCCGATCTTCGGTGGCCGGCGCTGGACCGCCCTGAGCACCGCGTCGCTGCTGGTGCCTGCGTTGTGGATGGGCTTCGCCGTACAGAACCCGGCCACGCCCTACAGCGTGTTCGTGTTGATCGCACTGCTCTGCGGTTTTGGTGGCGGCAACTTTGCATCGAGCATGTCCAACATCAGCTTCTTCTATCCCAAGTCCCAACAGGGGACCGCCTTGGGCCTGAACGCCGGGCTGGGTAACCTGGGTGTGTCGGTGATGCAGTTCAGCGTGCCGCTGGTGATCTCTTTCGGTGTGTTCGGCTTCATGGGCGGTCAGCCGCAGGTGCTGGCTGATGGCAGCTCGTTGTGGCTGCAGAACGCCGGTTTCATCTGGGTGCCGTTCATCCTCGCCGTGACCCTGATTGCCTGGTTCGGCATGAATGACTTGTCCAGCGCCCGTGCTTCGTTCAGCGAGCAGGCAGTGATTTTCAAGCGCAAGCACAACTGGCTGATGTGCTGGTTGTACCTGGCGACCTTCGGTTCATTCATCGGTTTCTCCGCCGCCTTTCCACTGCTGATCAAGACCTCGTTCCCGGAAGTCATCGCCCTGAAGTTCGCTTTCCTTGGCCCGCTGGTCGGTGCCTTGGTGCGGCCACTGGGCGGCTGGCTGGCGGACAAGCTCGGTGGCGCGAAGGTCACTTTGTGGAACTTCGTCCTGATGATCGCGATGGTCTTCGGGGTCTTGCACTTCCTGCCGCAAGGCGGCCAGGGCGGCAACTTCTACGGCTTCCTGGGCATGTTCATGTTGCTGTTCATTACCACCGGCGTGGGCAACGGTTCGACCTTCCGGATGATCCCGGTGATTTTCCGCACCCTGCATGAAAAAGCCGCCTTGGGCAAAAAGCCCGAACTGCGCGAGCAAGCGATCAAGAACGCCGGCAAGGAGTCGGCCGCGGTGCTGGGTTTCAGCTCGGCCATGGGCGCCTTCGGGGCGTTCTTCATCCCCAAATCCTTTGGCACTTCGATGGCCCTGACCGGCGGCCCGGAGATGGCCTTCTACATGTTCGTCGGCTTTTACCTGAGCTGCATCGTGGTGACTTGGTGGTGGTACGCCCGCAAGGGCGCCGCGACACCTTGCTAA
- a CDS encoding SCP2 sterol-binding domain-containing protein translates to MLSPKKWLLKGADRVLPLVSKVPFVVQRLALQQALNRCLAEPVRDGGFEVLRGRWLCLRVPDLKLCWYLTLARDGLRIAERAEAQVTISGNWREFLLLASRQEDPDTLFFRRRLVIEGDTELGLALKNLIDSLDPEVLPPWLWRNLERAGKGLAAV, encoded by the coding sequence GTGTTGAGTCCGAAGAAGTGGCTGCTCAAAGGCGCCGACCGCGTGTTGCCGCTGGTGAGCAAGGTGCCGTTCGTGGTGCAGCGACTGGCGTTGCAGCAGGCGCTCAATCGTTGCCTGGCCGAGCCAGTGCGCGATGGCGGATTCGAGGTGCTGCGCGGGCGTTGGTTGTGCCTGCGGGTACCCGACCTGAAACTGTGCTGGTACCTGACCCTGGCGCGGGACGGACTGCGCATCGCCGAACGGGCCGAGGCCCAGGTCACCATCAGCGGCAACTGGCGTGAGTTCCTGTTGCTGGCCAGCCGTCAGGAGGATCCCGATACCTTGTTCTTCCGCAGGCGCCTGGTGATTGAGGGCGACACCGAACTCGGGCTGGCGCTGAAGAACCTGATCGACAGCCTTGACCCGGAGGTCTTGCCGCCGTGGTTGTGGCGCAACCTGGAGCGGGCGGGCAAGGGGTTGGCAGCGGTGTGA
- a CDS encoding putative zinc-binding protein has product MKAPSVLPLVYSCSGCSNVAQLANSVALRLDRAGLAEMSCIVGVGGHVAALVNKARSGRRIIALDGCPLQCVQACLQQHDLTADVHVILSQLGLRKRFGVDCSQEEGDELFERLIPMIGVDR; this is encoded by the coding sequence ATGAAAGCCCCGAGTGTGTTGCCCCTGGTGTATTCCTGTTCCGGTTGCTCCAACGTCGCGCAACTGGCCAACAGCGTTGCCCTGCGCCTGGACCGTGCCGGCCTGGCGGAGATGTCCTGCATTGTCGGGGTGGGTGGGCATGTGGCGGCGCTGGTCAACAAGGCGCGCTCGGGGCGGCGGATCATTGCGCTGGACGGGTGTCCGTTGCAGTGCGTCCAGGCATGTTTGCAGCAGCATGATCTGACGGCGGATGTGCATGTGATTTTGAGCCAGTTGGGGCTGCGCAAGCGTTTCGGGGTCGATTGCTCGCAAGAGGAGGGGGACGAGTTGTTCGAGCGGTTGATACCGATGATAGGCGTTGATCGATAA
- a CDS encoding HAMP domain-containing protein: protein MMRWLRSSLPARAGLAVILIAILALASSLSAGLIAWFSQGDAAAINTAGSVRMETYHLSWKLAAGANDDIAPIIDSLQQRLDSPALRAVLEDGPTTSLHQSYQNLVQRWNQTLRPAIERGDAAFFQASASSFVEQLDQFVTLLQRQSEHKQGWQQTIQGMALFSTMIILLIGLYELQYGVVTPLQELVDATQRFRRGEFQVRVNHQSEDELGQLATSFNTMAETIEQSHRTLENQVQQKTLNLQQANAALELLYQSSRNLATRQANAEGLDELIRRFQQRLPGLRLSLCLQGQLQAPARQLLALHGAASREVCASSDCATCQKHHTARPQTFSISNQGTELGELKAHFVDGHAAQPWETALIQALANLIGTSLSLKRQREQDHRLLLLDERTIIARELHDSLAQALSYMKLQVSRMQTLMRRGEPVQTLETVTGELREGLNNAYRQLRELLTTFRLQIHDDGLVEELKDTAEEFSNRGDFKVHLFVDSLAFELSASEQIHILQITREALSNCLRHAHAENAWLELRQEGETVRLSIEDDGRGFSGEVDQREHHGLNIMNERARSLRGQLQILSRTPQGTRIQVHFQPEFLGQHTEGLAT from the coding sequence ATGATGCGCTGGCTGCGCAGCTCCCTGCCCGCTCGCGCCGGGCTGGCGGTGATCCTCATTGCCATCCTGGCCCTGGCCAGCTCCCTGAGCGCCGGGTTGATCGCCTGGTTCAGCCAGGGCGATGCGGCAGCCATCAACACCGCCGGCTCCGTGCGCATGGAGACCTACCACCTGAGCTGGAAACTGGCGGCTGGGGCCAACGACGACATCGCCCCGATTATCGACAGCCTGCAACAGCGCCTCGACAGCCCTGCCCTGCGCGCCGTACTGGAAGACGGGCCCACGACGTCCCTGCACCAGAGCTACCAGAACCTTGTGCAACGCTGGAACCAGACCCTGCGCCCGGCCATCGAGCGCGGCGATGCGGCGTTTTTCCAGGCCAGCGCCAGTTCCTTCGTCGAACAACTGGACCAGTTCGTGACCCTGCTGCAACGCCAGAGCGAGCACAAACAAGGCTGGCAGCAGACGATCCAGGGCATGGCGTTGTTCAGCACCATGATCATCCTGCTGATCGGCCTGTATGAGTTGCAGTACGGCGTGGTCACGCCCTTGCAGGAACTGGTCGACGCCACCCAGCGCTTTCGCCGGGGCGAGTTCCAGGTGCGGGTCAATCATCAGTCCGAGGATGAGTTGGGCCAGTTGGCGACGAGCTTCAACACCATGGCCGAGACCATCGAGCAATCTCATCGCACCTTGGAAAACCAGGTCCAGCAAAAGACCTTGAACCTGCAACAGGCCAATGCCGCCCTGGAGTTGCTGTACCAGAGCAGTCGCAACCTCGCCACCCGCCAGGCCAACGCCGAAGGGCTGGATGAATTGATCCGGCGCTTCCAACAGCGGCTGCCCGGCCTGCGCCTGTCGCTGTGCCTGCAAGGGCAATTGCAGGCGCCGGCCCGGCAACTGCTGGCCCTGCATGGTGCCGCCAGCCGCGAGGTGTGCGCCAGCAGCGATTGCGCCACCTGCCAGAAACATCACACTGCCCGGCCGCAGACCTTCAGCATCAGTAACCAGGGCACTGAGCTGGGTGAGCTCAAGGCGCACTTTGTCGACGGCCACGCGGCGCAGCCCTGGGAAACCGCGTTGATCCAGGCCCTGGCCAACCTGATCGGCACGTCGCTGTCGCTCAAGCGCCAACGCGAACAGGACCATCGCCTGCTGCTGCTCGATGAACGCACGATCATTGCCCGGGAGTTGCATGATTCCCTGGCCCAGGCCCTGTCGTACATGAAGTTGCAAGTCAGCCGCATGCAGACCCTGATGCGTCGGGGCGAGCCGGTGCAGACCCTGGAAACCGTCACCGGCGAACTGCGCGAAGGCCTCAACAACGCCTACCGCCAGTTGCGCGAATTGCTGACGACCTTCCGTTTGCAGATCCACGACGACGGCCTGGTCGAGGAGCTCAAGGACACCGCCGAAGAGTTCTCCAACCGAGGCGACTTCAAGGTGCACCTGTTCGTTGACAGCCTGGCTTTCGAGCTGTCGGCCAGCGAGCAGATCCACATTCTGCAGATCACCCGTGAAGCCCTGTCCAACTGCCTGCGCCATGCCCATGCCGAGAACGCCTGGCTCGAACTGCGCCAGGAAGGCGAGACGGTGCGGCTGTCAATCGAAGACGATGGCCGAGGCTTCAGTGGCGAAGTGGACCAGCGCGAACATCATGGCCTGAACATCATGAACGAACGGGCCCGCAGCCTGCGTGGCCAATTGCAGATTCTCTCCCGAACACCCCAGGGCACCCGTATCCAGGTGCATTTCCAACCGGAATTCCTGGGCCAACACACCGAAGGCCTCGCAACATGA
- a CDS encoding peptidase U32 family protein, whose amino-acid sequence MQLVCPAGNLPALKAAVRQGADAVYVGFRDDTNARHFAGLNMDDKQFDAAVAHIRQHQRKLYVAVNTYPQPKGWERWQRAVDRAADFGVDALIAADPGVLSYARQRHPQLALHLSVQGSATHAAALAFYAERYDIRRAVLPRVLSLAQVRQVAAASPVPIEVFGFGSLCIMAEGRCHLSSYITGESPNLCGVCSPAKAVRWSEDADGLSARLSEVLIDRYTAEEPAGYPTLCKGRFLVGGKRFHALEEPTSLDTLDLLPELTAIGVEAVKIEGRQRSPAYVEQVTRVWRAALDAHQAAPQRFRVQEEWRQVLAGLSEGSQTTLGAYHRSWQ is encoded by the coding sequence ATGCAACTGGTTTGCCCGGCAGGGAATCTGCCTGCTCTAAAAGCGGCGGTGCGCCAAGGCGCCGATGCCGTCTATGTCGGCTTTCGCGATGACACCAATGCCCGGCACTTCGCCGGGCTGAACATGGACGACAAGCAGTTCGACGCCGCTGTCGCGCACATCCGTCAACACCAACGCAAACTGTACGTGGCGGTCAACACCTACCCGCAACCCAAGGGCTGGGAGCGCTGGCAACGGGCGGTGGACCGCGCCGCCGATTTTGGCGTGGACGCGTTGATCGCCGCCGACCCCGGTGTGCTCAGCTACGCCCGCCAGCGCCATCCACAACTGGCGTTGCACCTGTCGGTACAAGGCTCGGCGACTCACGCGGCGGCCCTGGCTTTTTACGCCGAGCGCTATGACATCCGCCGCGCCGTGTTGCCTCGGGTGCTGTCCCTGGCCCAGGTGCGGCAGGTGGCAGCCGCCAGTCCGGTGCCGATCGAGGTCTTTGGTTTCGGCAGCTTGTGCATCATGGCCGAGGGGCGTTGTCACTTGTCTTCCTACATCACTGGCGAGTCGCCGAACCTGTGCGGTGTCTGCTCGCCCGCCAAGGCGGTGCGCTGGAGCGAGGACGCCGATGGCCTGAGCGCCCGCCTGAGCGAAGTGCTGATTGACCGCTACACCGCCGAAGAACCCGCCGGTTACCCAACCCTGTGCAAGGGCCGCTTCCTGGTGGGCGGCAAGCGTTTCCATGCACTGGAAGAACCCACCAGCCTCGACACCCTGGACCTGCTGCCGGAACTCACGGCCATCGGCGTCGAAGCGGTGAAAATCGAAGGCCGCCAGCGCAGCCCGGCGTATGTCGAACAAGTCACCCGGGTCTGGCGCGCTGCGCTGGATGCACACCAGGCCGCGCCGCAACGGTTCCGGGTACAGGAAGAATGGCGCCAGGTATTGGCCGGTTTGTCCGAGGGCAGCCAGACCACCCTGGGTGCCTACCATCGATCATGGCAATGA
- the moaB gene encoding molybdenum cofactor biosynthesis protein B, translated as MAHLTQRLFQPLNIAVLTISDTRCFDTDTSGQTLADLLQTAGHVLIDRGLVKDDIYQIRAQVSQWIADPKVQVVLMTGGTGFTPRDNTPQAVAPLLDKHVDGFGELFRQVSLAEIGMSTLQSRALAGMSNGVLVCCLPGSPGACRTGWEQILAGQLDSRTGPCNFTPHLKPQTGIALQPCEARS; from the coding sequence ATGGCCCATCTGACGCAACGCCTCTTCCAACCACTGAACATCGCCGTACTCACCATCAGCGATACCCGCTGTTTCGACACCGACACCTCCGGCCAGACCCTTGCGGATCTGCTGCAAACAGCCGGTCACGTGCTGATCGATCGCGGGCTGGTGAAGGACGATATCTACCAGATCCGTGCCCAGGTCTCGCAATGGATCGCCGACCCGAAAGTGCAAGTGGTGTTGATGACCGGCGGCACCGGTTTCACCCCGCGCGATAACACGCCTCAGGCGGTGGCGCCGCTGCTGGACAAGCACGTCGACGGTTTTGGTGAGTTGTTTCGCCAGGTGTCGTTGGCCGAGATCGGCATGTCCACCCTGCAATCGCGGGCGTTGGCGGGCATGAGCAACGGCGTGCTGGTGTGCTGCCTGCCGGGTTCGCCGGGGGCTTGCCGCACCGGTTGGGAACAGATCCTGGCCGGGCAATTGGACAGTCGCACCGGTCCGTGCAATTTCACGCCCCACCTCAAGCCGCAGACAGGTATTGCCCTGCAACCTTGTGAGGCGCGTTCATGA
- a CDS encoding Crp/Fnr family transcriptional regulator, whose protein sequence is MLTHPSIVLLLRRHHLFSQLPERIFEDVCNLAVLKRLPCNSTLMHQGDPAKRFFLLVSGQIKLYRVTGEGQENLVEIIQPGQTFAEALLFSQARCYPVSAAAIKDSVLVSVEGTHYRKALEDQPMVCLAILASMSIHLHQRLKDIDNLTLASASRRVINFLLQERDPRDGQVVLQVSKRLVASKLGIQPETFSRILHRLVDGGLIAMERRNIRILAEDDLEAYQQ, encoded by the coding sequence ATGCTGACTCACCCTTCCATCGTTTTACTGTTGCGTCGTCACCACCTGTTCAGCCAATTGCCGGAGCGGATTTTCGAGGACGTGTGCAACCTCGCCGTCCTCAAGCGCCTGCCCTGCAACAGCACGCTCATGCACCAGGGCGACCCGGCCAAGCGGTTTTTCCTGCTGGTCAGTGGGCAGATCAAGTTGTACCGGGTCACCGGCGAAGGCCAGGAAAACCTGGTGGAGATCATCCAGCCCGGCCAGACCTTCGCCGAGGCCCTGCTGTTCAGCCAGGCCCGTTGCTACCCGGTCAGCGCGGCGGCGATCAAGGACAGTGTGCTGGTGAGTGTCGAAGGCACGCATTATCGCAAGGCCCTCGAGGACCAGCCCATGGTTTGCCTGGCGATCCTGGCGAGCATGAGCATCCATCTGCACCAGCGCCTGAAGGATATCGACAACCTGACCTTGGCCAGCGCCAGTCGGCGGGTGATCAATTTCCTGTTGCAGGAGCGGGATCCGCGGGATGGTCAGGTGGTGTTGCAGGTGTCCAAGCGTCTGGTGGCTTCCAAGCTGGGGATCCAGCCGGAGACGTTTTCGCGGATTCTTCATCGGTTGGTGGATGGGGGGTTGATTGCCATGGAGCGGCGCAACATTCGCATCCTGGCCGAAGATGATCTGGAGGCTTACCAGCAGTAG
- a CDS encoding U32 family peptidase — protein MKLSLGPVLFYWDKAQLGNFYAEMSALPLDVIYLGETVCSKRRAFSLDQWLGLARELQACSQAQIVLSSLTLIEAASELSSLRRLCDNGQLLVEANDMGAVQFLAERKLPFVGGPALNLYNGHALGQLLDSGMIRWVPPVECSAALIGDVLEQVREMDREVPEVEIFAYGHLPLAYSARCFTARAENRPKDDCQFCCINYPDGLALTSQEGQQLFTLNGIQTMSGEVTNLLADYPALMASGADLLRLSPRAQGMAEVVTAFDKVRQGEAPPLFVDGCNGYWHGHAGMLKVEEAGLC, from the coding sequence ATGAAACTCAGCCTGGGACCGGTCCTGTTTTACTGGGACAAAGCGCAACTGGGGAATTTCTATGCCGAGATGTCGGCATTGCCGCTGGACGTGATTTACCTGGGGGAAACCGTGTGTTCGAAACGCCGGGCGTTCTCCCTGGATCAATGGCTGGGCTTGGCGCGTGAGCTGCAAGCGTGCAGTCAGGCGCAGATCGTGTTGTCGAGCCTGACGCTGATCGAGGCGGCCTCGGAGCTGTCCTCGCTGCGACGCCTGTGTGACAACGGCCAGTTGTTGGTGGAGGCCAATGACATGGGCGCGGTGCAGTTTCTCGCCGAGCGCAAATTGCCCTTCGTCGGCGGGCCGGCGTTGAACTTGTACAACGGCCATGCCCTCGGGCAATTGCTCGACAGCGGCATGATCCGTTGGGTACCGCCTGTGGAGTGTTCGGCGGCGCTGATCGGCGATGTGTTGGAGCAGGTGCGCGAGATGGACCGAGAAGTACCCGAGGTGGAGATTTTTGCCTACGGCCATCTGCCTTTGGCTTACTCGGCGCGCTGCTTCACCGCTCGGGCCGAAAACCGCCCCAAGGACGACTGTCAGTTCTGCTGCATCAATTATCCCGATGGCCTGGCCTTGACCAGCCAGGAAGGTCAACAGCTGTTCACCCTCAACGGCATCCAGACGATGTCCGGCGAGGTGACGAACCTGCTGGCCGATTACCCCGCGCTGATGGCCAGTGGCGCCGATTTGCTGCGCCTGAGCCCGCGCGCCCAGGGCATGGCCGAGGTGGTCACGGCCTTCGACAAGGTGCGCCAGGGCGAGGCACCACCGCTGTTCGTGGACGGTTGCAATGGCTATTGGCATGGTCACGCCGGCATGTTGAAAGTAGAGGAGGCGGGCCTGTGTTGA
- a CDS encoding nitrate/nitrite transporter — translation MMRAQVQQGLVLGMSTLAFTVCFMVWMMFAVLGVPIKEMLALNETQFGLLAATPVLTGSLVRLPLGLLTDRFGGRIVFFLLMLSCVLPLYLITLATAFWQFLVLGLFVGLAGGSFSVGIAYVAKWFDKQNQGFAMGVFGAGNAGAAVTKFLAPALIAFGSWHLVPKVFSAILFITALLFWFLTSEKKEHSGTGGATLREQLKTLKEPAVWRYCQYYSIVFGGYVALALWMTKYYVQEYGFSLQSAALLAACFSLPGGVLRAVGGWMSDRWGAQSVTWWVLWVSWICLFLLSYPQTQLQVQTVNGIVDFHIGLSATLFTVLLFVMGIAFAFGKASVFKYIANDYPKNMGAVSGIVGLAGGLGGFVLPIMFGALVDLTGVRSSCFMLMYGVVWVSLTWMYFSEMRKRPLLGKQPPATQSPFSSIAQGEEHVRSANA, via the coding sequence GTGATGCGAGCGCAAGTGCAACAAGGGCTGGTACTAGGGATGAGTACCTTGGCCTTCACCGTGTGCTTCATGGTCTGGATGATGTTTGCCGTGCTCGGCGTTCCGATCAAGGAAATGCTGGCCCTCAACGAAACCCAATTCGGCCTGCTGGCCGCCACGCCGGTGTTGACCGGTTCGCTGGTGCGTTTGCCCCTGGGCCTTCTGACCGACCGCTTTGGCGGACGGATCGTGTTCTTCCTGCTGATGCTGTCCTGCGTGTTGCCGCTGTACCTGATCACCCTGGCGACTGCCTTCTGGCAGTTCCTGGTGTTGGGCCTGTTCGTCGGCCTGGCTGGCGGCTCGTTCTCGGTGGGCATCGCCTACGTCGCCAAGTGGTTCGACAAGCAGAACCAGGGTTTTGCCATGGGTGTCTTCGGCGCCGGCAATGCCGGGGCGGCGGTGACCAAGTTCCTCGCCCCGGCGTTGATCGCCTTCGGCTCCTGGCACCTGGTGCCGAAAGTGTTCAGCGCCATCCTGTTCATTACCGCGCTGCTGTTCTGGTTTCTCACCAGCGAGAAAAAGGAACACAGCGGCACTGGCGGCGCGACCTTGCGCGAGCAATTGAAAACCCTCAAAGAACCGGCCGTGTGGCGCTACTGCCAGTACTACTCGATCGTGTTCGGCGGCTACGTGGCCCTGGCCCTGTGGATGACCAAATACTACGTGCAGGAATACGGCTTCAGCCTGCAAAGCGCGGCGCTGCTGGCGGCCTGTTTCTCCCTGCCCGGTGGCGTGCTGCGGGCGGTCGGCGGCTGGATGTCCGACCGCTGGGGCGCCCAGAGCGTGACCTGGTGGGTGTTGTGGGTCAGCTGGATCTGCCTGTTCCTGCTGTCCTACCCCCAGACTCAACTGCAAGTACAGACCGTCAACGGCATCGTCGATTTCCACATCGGTCTCAGCGCCACGCTGTTCACCGTGCTGCTGTTCGTGATGGGCATCGCCTTCGCGTTCGGCAAGGCCTCGGTCTTCAAGTACATCGCCAACGACTACCCGAAAAACATGGGCGCGGTGTCCGGCATCGTCGGCCTGGCCGGCGGCTTGGGCGGGTTCGTGCTGCCGATCATGTTTGGCGCCCTGGTGGACCTCACCGGCGTGCGCTCGTCCTGCTTCATGTTGATGTACGGCGTGGTCTGGGTGTCCCTGACCTGGATGTACTTCAGCGAAATGCGTAAGCGCCCGCTGCTCGGTAAACAGCCGCCGGCCACCCAATCCCCGTTTTCCAGCATTGCCCAAGGAGAAGAACATGTCCGTTCTGCAAACGCCTGA
- the glp gene encoding gephyrin-like molybdotransferase Glp, whose product MSSGACGSACDSGALMPVDEAIRYLLDQAPLPPPVQRVALDQALGRVLATDIRCPMNLPPWDNSAMDGYALRAADLPAAGGHLTLAGRIAAGEAPGQPLQAGQLVRIFTGAPLPPGADTVVPQESCRVEGERVWLPPVNGGEHVRKEGEEMQRGDRLLQAGKRLRAQELGLLAGAGIARVEVYRPLQVGLLSSGDELREPGETLAPGQIYNSNRHSLLALLRGWGLEVHDYGVMPDKLLASRQALSLAATECDLLLTSGGVSVGEEDHLKQAIEALGSVDLWRLAIQPGKPLAFGEVAGKPWIGLPGNPSAALITALIVVRPFLFRAQGMDEVLPAALQVPAGFDWLKPNRRRQYLRAKLTPSADGSLCVELHPQQSSAMLAAACWADGLAVVESQAQVRKHDKVMYLPFASLMQ is encoded by the coding sequence ATGAGCAGCGGTGCGTGTGGCAGCGCCTGTGACAGCGGCGCGCTGATGCCGGTGGATGAAGCCATCCGCTACTTGCTGGATCAGGCGCCGCTGCCGCCTCCGGTGCAGCGGGTGGCGCTGGACCAGGCCTTGGGCCGCGTGCTGGCGACCGACATTCGCTGCCCCATGAACCTGCCCCCATGGGACAACAGTGCCATGGACGGTTATGCCCTGCGGGCCGCCGACCTGCCGGCCGCTGGCGGTCATCTGACCTTGGCCGGGCGCATTGCCGCCGGTGAGGCACCGGGGCAACCGTTGCAGGCCGGGCAGTTGGTGCGGATTTTTACCGGTGCGCCGCTGCCGCCGGGGGCTGACACCGTGGTGCCCCAGGAAAGCTGTCGGGTGGAAGGTGAGCGGGTCTGGTTGCCACCGGTCAATGGCGGGGAGCATGTGCGCAAGGAGGGCGAGGAAATGCAGCGCGGGGACCGTTTGCTTCAGGCTGGAAAGCGCTTGCGAGCCCAGGAGTTGGGGTTACTGGCCGGTGCCGGGATTGCCCGGGTAGAGGTCTATCGCCCCTTGCAGGTAGGCCTGCTCAGCAGTGGCGATGAACTGCGCGAACCGGGCGAAACGCTGGCACCCGGGCAGATCTACAACAGCAATCGCCACAGTCTTCTGGCGCTGTTGCGCGGCTGGGGCCTGGAAGTACATGACTACGGCGTCATGCCCGACAAACTGCTCGCCAGTCGCCAGGCCTTGAGCCTGGCGGCGACCGAGTGCGATTTGCTGCTGACCTCCGGCGGCGTGTCGGTGGGTGAGGAAGATCATCTCAAGCAAGCCATCGAAGCGCTGGGTAGCGTTGACCTGTGGCGCTTGGCGATCCAGCCGGGCAAACCCCTGGCCTTTGGCGAGGTGGCCGGCAAACCCTGGATCGGGCTGCCGGGTAACCCGTCGGCGGCGCTGATTACCGCGTTGATTGTGGTGCGGCCGTTCCTGTTCCGGGCCCAGGGCATGGATGAGGTATTGCCCGCAGCGTTGCAGGTGCCAGCAGGATTTGACTGGTTAAAGCCCAACCGACGACGGCAGTACCTGCGGGCGAAATTGACGCCGAGCGCCGACGGCTCGCTGTGTGTCGAGCTGCATCCCCAACAAAGTTCGGCCATGTTGGCGGCCGCATGCTGGGCCGACGGGCTGGCCGTAGTGGAGAGCCAGGCGCAAGTGCGCAAGCACGACAAGGTGATGTATCTGCCGTTCGCGAGCCTGATGCAGTGA